A genomic stretch from Heterodontus francisci isolate sHetFra1 chromosome 23, sHetFra1.hap1, whole genome shotgun sequence includes:
- the mmp11a gene encoding stromelysin-3, whose protein sequence is MLVSTVTLTLLVCSSSAVPVLRGQQHRDWRQVLHHIPKQRTERWQLLPLRKDLFMPTEYEFHKNAWINLNPRRCGVPDLPSVKYIWHANTKRTRRFVIAGERWNKTDLTYKIVRFPWQLSKVKVQRTIAEAVRVWSDVTPLTFTEVQDTSADIIIEFTRYWHGDNLPFDGPGGVLAHAFYPQTPQAGNIHFDYDELWTTDSNKGTDLLQVAAHEFGHALGLQHSRVPKSLMSPYYTFRYPLSLAEDDKQGIQYLYGSPRYNEVEHFNPDTETNDLPWVDHRGNKPDACETDFDAVSMIRGELFFFKSKYVWRLRDRHLQPGYPALASRHWWAIPDHIDAGFEDAAGNFWFFQGSNYWIYDGENQVSGPKLISELGLPIAEVQAALMWGLEQKKIYFFKGTNYWRFNVNKNDMDSTYPRSTNDWRGIPPNIDGAFQDEHGYAYFLQGRYYWKFDPVQVKVQEGYPRLVGPDFFGCASSPRPVT, encoded by the exons GATTGGCGGCAGGTACTTCACCACATTCCCAAGCAGAGGACTGAGAGATGGCAATTATTGCCCCTCCGCAAGGATCTGTTTATGCCAACGGAGTATGAATTCCACAAGAACGCCTGGATAAATCTGAACCCTCGCCGCTGTGGTGTTCCTGATCTTCCGTCTGTGAAATATATCTGGCATGCCAACACCAAAAGGACGAGACGCTTTGTGATCGCGGGAGAACGGTGGAACAAAACCGATTTGACGTACAA AATTGTGCGATTTCCTTGGCAACTGAGCAAAGTGAAAGTGCAACGCACCATTGCTGAAGCAGTGAGGGTATGGAGCGATGTGACTCCCTTAACATTTACAGAGGTTCAAGACACCAGCGCTGATATTATCATTGAGTTTACAAG GTATTGGCATGGAGATAACCTGCCATTTGATGGCCCTGGTGGAGTGCTGGCACATGCCTTCTACCCCCAAACCCCTCAGGCTGGAAACATACACTTTGACTATGACGAGCTGTGGACCACCGACAGTAACAAGG GTACTGATCTCCTTCAAGTAGCAGCCCACGAGTTTGGCCATGCCCTTGGCCTACAACACTCAAGAGTCCCGAAATCCTTGATGTCACCTTATTACACTTTCCGCTACCCACTGAGTCTGGCAGAAGATGACAAGCAAGGGATACAGTATTTATACGGCAGCCCTCGCTACAATGAGGTCGAGCACTTCAATCCAGACACGGAAACCAATGATCTACCCTGGGTTGACCATCGTGGAAACAAG CCAGATGCCTGTGAGACTGACTTTGATGCAGTGTCAATGATCCGTGGAGAGCTCTTCTTTTTTAAATCCAAGTACGtgtggagattgagagacagacacCTGCAGCCCGGTTACCCGGCACTGGCCTCCCGCCACTGGTGGGCAATCCCTGACCACATCGATGCAGGATTTGAGGATGCAGCGGGGAACTTCTGGTTCTTCCAAG GCTCCAATTACTGGATCTATGATGGGGAAAATCAAGTGTCGGGTCCCAAGTTAATCTCTGAACTGGGACTGCCTATCGCGGAGGTCCAGGCTGCTCTGATGTGGGGCTTGGAGCAGAAGAAGATCTATTTCTTTAAAGGAACCAATTACTGGCGATTTAATGTGAACAAAAATGATATGGACAGCACCTACCCACGCAGTACCAACGACTGGCGAGGTATCCCTCCCAACATTGATGGGGCATTCCAGGATGAGCATG GTTATGCTTACTTTCTCCAAGGGAGATATTACTGGAAGTTTGATCCCGTGCAGGTGAAAGTACAGGAAGGCTACCCACGGCTGGTAGGCCCCGACTTCTTTGGATGTGCCTCTTCCCCTCGGCCAGTCACATGA